One Hypomesus transpacificus isolate Combined female chromosome 21, fHypTra1, whole genome shotgun sequence genomic region harbors:
- the c21h6orf120 gene encoding UPF0669 protein C6orf120 homolog isoform X1, which yields MVLSSCLLAVAVFLSQARGFLHPSEEDAVSEEWLLLHVVQGHIGAGNYSYLRLNHDGRIILLLRSLKGDADLYVSDKTLRPSFDTYKLQSVTCGKDAVVVPRDFVRPVGIGIYGHPSHQESEFEMRVFYDQTAPKDHFDKSFYTSEDRIRPQKYRQGPDEDFEEEESIFWTILIGLLKIILEILF from the coding sequence ATGGTGTTGTCCAGCTGTCTCCTGGCAGTTGCTGTCTTCCTGTCCCAGGCTAGGGGATTCCTGCATCCTTCTGAGGAAGATGCTGTCTCTGAAGAATGGCTGCTGCTGCATGTGGTCCAGGGCCACATAGGAGCCGGTAACTACAGCTACTTGCGTCTTAACCACGATGGTAGGATCATTCTGCTTTTGCGTAGCCTGAAAGGAGACGCTGACCTATATGTGTCTGACAAGACCCTGCGACCAAGTTTTGACACTTACAAACTGCAGTCGGTGACATGCGGTAAAGATGCAGTTGTGGTACCCAGGGACTTTGTAAGGCCAGTTGGGATTGGAATCTATGGACACCCTTCCCACCAGGAGAGTGAGTTTGAGATGCGTGTGTTTTATGATCAGACTGCTCCCAAGGATCATTTTGATAAAAGCTTTTACACCTCAGAGGACAGAATAAGGCCACAGAAATACCGCCAAGGACCAGATGAAGactttgaggaggaggagtcaaTTTTCTGGACTATTTTAATTGGACTTTTGAAGATTATTCTTGAAATTTTGTTCTAA
- the c21h6orf120 gene encoding UPF0669 protein C6orf120 homolog isoform X3 — protein MSCLLAVAVFLSQARGFLHPSEEDAVSEEWLLLHVVQGHIGAGNYSYLRLNHDGRIILLLRSLKGDADLYVSDKTLRPSFDTYKLQSVTCGKDAVVVPRDFVRPVGIGIYGHPSHQESEFEMRVFYDQTAPKDHFDKSFYTSEDRIRPQKYRQGPDEDFEEEESIFWTILIGLLKIILEILF, from the coding sequence CTGTCTCCTGGCAGTTGCTGTCTTCCTGTCCCAGGCTAGGGGATTCCTGCATCCTTCTGAGGAAGATGCTGTCTCTGAAGAATGGCTGCTGCTGCATGTGGTCCAGGGCCACATAGGAGCCGGTAACTACAGCTACTTGCGTCTTAACCACGATGGTAGGATCATTCTGCTTTTGCGTAGCCTGAAAGGAGACGCTGACCTATATGTGTCTGACAAGACCCTGCGACCAAGTTTTGACACTTACAAACTGCAGTCGGTGACATGCGGTAAAGATGCAGTTGTGGTACCCAGGGACTTTGTAAGGCCAGTTGGGATTGGAATCTATGGACACCCTTCCCACCAGGAGAGTGAGTTTGAGATGCGTGTGTTTTATGATCAGACTGCTCCCAAGGATCATTTTGATAAAAGCTTTTACACCTCAGAGGACAGAATAAGGCCACAGAAATACCGCCAAGGACCAGATGAAGactttgaggaggaggagtcaaTTTTCTGGACTATTTTAATTGGACTTTTGAAGATTATTCTTGAAATTTTGTTCTAA
- the c21h6orf120 gene encoding UPF0669 protein C6orf120 homolog isoform X2, protein MRCCLLAVAVFLSQARGFLHPSEEDAVSEEWLLLHVVQGHIGAGNYSYLRLNHDGRIILLLRSLKGDADLYVSDKTLRPSFDTYKLQSVTCGKDAVVVPRDFVRPVGIGIYGHPSHQESEFEMRVFYDQTAPKDHFDKSFYTSEDRIRPQKYRQGPDEDFEEEESIFWTILIGLLKIILEILF, encoded by the coding sequence CTGTCTCCTGGCAGTTGCTGTCTTCCTGTCCCAGGCTAGGGGATTCCTGCATCCTTCTGAGGAAGATGCTGTCTCTGAAGAATGGCTGCTGCTGCATGTGGTCCAGGGCCACATAGGAGCCGGTAACTACAGCTACTTGCGTCTTAACCACGATGGTAGGATCATTCTGCTTTTGCGTAGCCTGAAAGGAGACGCTGACCTATATGTGTCTGACAAGACCCTGCGACCAAGTTTTGACACTTACAAACTGCAGTCGGTGACATGCGGTAAAGATGCAGTTGTGGTACCCAGGGACTTTGTAAGGCCAGTTGGGATTGGAATCTATGGACACCCTTCCCACCAGGAGAGTGAGTTTGAGATGCGTGTGTTTTATGATCAGACTGCTCCCAAGGATCATTTTGATAAAAGCTTTTACACCTCAGAGGACAGAATAAGGCCACAGAAATACCGCCAAGGACCAGATGAAGactttgaggaggaggagtcaaTTTTCTGGACTATTTTAATTGGACTTTTGAAGATTATTCTTGAAATTTTGTTCTAA